From the genome of Lotus japonicus ecotype B-129 chromosome 6, LjGifu_v1.2, one region includes:
- the LOC130726566 gene encoding floral homeotic protein AGAMOUS-like yields MMDERSFYYFINTQFLPWPLCFCFLIDISPSLPVLISRKEKHQELNTPVVSLIIFSFCFLTSLLAAMDFPNQSMSDSPQRKLGRGKIEIKRIENTTNRQVTFCKRRNGLLKKAYELSVLCDAEVALIVFSSRGRLYEYANNSVKATIDRYKKACSDSSGAGSASEANAQFYQQEADKLRVQISNLQNNNRQMMGESLGSMNAKELKNLETKLEKGISRIRSKKNELLFAEIEYMQKREIDLHNNNQLLRAKIAESERNHPNLSILAGSTSNYESMQSQQQQQQQQFDSRGYFQVTGLQPTTHTQYSRQDQISLQPSSQYARQDHMSLQLV; encoded by the exons ATGATGGATGAAAGGTCGTTTTACTACTTTATAAATACCCAATTCCTTCCTTGGCcactttgcttttgttttcTGATTGATATATCTCCTTCCCTTCCTGTTCTAATaagtagaaaagaaaaacacCAAGAGCTGAACACACCTGTTGTATCCTTAATTATATTCTCCTTTTGTTTCCTCACCAG CTTGCTTGCAGCAATGGATTTCCCAAACCAATCCATGTCAGATTCTCCACAGAGAAAGCTGGGAAGGGGGAAGATTGAGATCAAGAGGATTGAGAACACCACCAATCGCCAAGTCACTTTCTGCAAGCGCAGAAATGGCCTTCTTAAGAAAGCTTATGAGCTATCTGTGCTTTGTGATGCAGAGGTTGCTTTGATTGTCTTCTCTAGCCGCGGTCGCCTCTATGAATATGCTAATAACAG TGTCAAAGCAACAATTGATAGGTACAAGAAAGCATGTTCAGATTCATCTGGGGCTGGATCTGCTTCTGAGGCTAATGCTCAG TTTTATCAGCAAGAGGCAGACAAACTGCGTGTGCAAATTAGTAACCTGCAGAATAACAACAG GCAAATGATGGGTGAGTCTTTGGGCTCTATGAATGCCAAGGAACTCAAAAACCTGGAGACTAAGTTAGAAAAAGGAATTAGTAGGATTCGTTCCAAAAAG AATGAGCTACTATTTGCTGAAATTGAGTACATGCAGAAAAGG GAGATAGACTTGCACAATAACAACCAGCTTCTTCGGGCAAAG ATAGCTGAAAGTGAGAGGAACCACCCTAACTTGAGCATTTTGGCTGGGAGCACCTCAAACTATGAGTCTATGCAATCtcagcagcagcaacagcagcagcaaTTCGACTCTCGCGGCTACTTCCAAGTCACTGGATTACAACCCACTACACATACTCAGTATTCGCGCCAAGACCAGATCTCATTACAACCCAGTAGTCAGTATGCACGCCAAGACCACATGTCCCTTCAATTAGT GTAA
- the LOC130722891 gene encoding integrin-linked protein kinase 1 codes for MESKNPIRFTLGKQSSLAPERHSEETDTHSDGVAIDSGVRLMYLANEGDLDGIREVLESGVSVNFRDIDGRTALHIAACQGLTHVVALLLEKGAQVDTKDRWGSTPLADAIFYKNNDVIKLMEKHGAKPLMASMHVNHAREIPEYEIDPKELDFTNSVEISKGTFCSALWRGTEVAVKKLGEDVLIDEEKVKAFRDELALFQKIRHPNVVQFLGAVTQSSPMMIVTEYLPKGDLRDYLNRKGALKPSTAVRFALDIARGVGYLHENKPSPIIHRDLEPSNILRDNSGHLKVADFGVSKLLAVKEDRPLTCQDTSCRYVAPEVFKQEEYGTKVDVFSFALVLQEMIEGCPPFHAKRENDVPKVYAAKERPPFHAPAKRYSHGLRELIEECWNENPAKRPTFRQIIIKLESIYNTIGQKRRWKVRPLKCFQNLEALLKRDHSDRSSRGGSSRSTASRK; via the exons atgGAATCGAAAAACCCCATAAGGTTTACGCTGGGGAAGCAGTCATCGCTGGCGCCAGAACGCCACAGTGAAGAAACGGATACACACAGCGATGGGGTTGCTATTGATTCGGGAGTGAGGTTGATGTATTTGGCCAACGAAGGCGATCTCGATGGGATCCGTGAGGTTTTGGAATCGGGTGTCAGTGTCAATTTCAGGGATATTGATGGCCGCACTGCTCTTCATATTGCGGCGTGTCAGGGTTTGACTCATGTTGTTGCTTTGTTGCTCGAGAAAGGTGCTCAGGTTGATACTAAAGATCGATGGGGTAGCACG CCACTTGCAGATGCTATATTCTATAAAAACAATGATGTGATCAAACTAATGGAGAAGCATGGAGCAAAGCCTCTG ATGGCCTCTATGCATGTTAATCATGCACGTGAAATCCCAGAATATGAAATCGATCCTAAAGAACTTGATTTTACCAACAGTGTGGAGATATCAAAG GGGACTTTCTGTAGTGCATTGTGGCGTGGGACCGAGGTTGCGGTAAAAAAGCTTGGGGAGGATGTGCTTATTGATGAGGAGAAAGT GAAGGCTTTCAGAGACGAGCTTGCTCTTTTCCAGAAGATCCGGCATCCAAATGTAGTCCAATTTCTGGGTGCTGTGACACAGAGTAGTCCAATGATGATTGTGACAGAATATCTTCCCAAG GGAGATCTTCGTGATTACTTGAACAGAAAAGGAGCTCTGAAACCAAGTACAGCTGTGAGATTTGCACTTGATATTGCTAG GGGAGTTGGTTATTTGCATGAAAATAAACCATCACCTATTATACATCGTGATCTTGAGCCTTC TAATATATTGCGGGATAATTCTGGGCACCTAAAAGTTGCAGACTTTGGGGTTAGCAAGTTGCTGGCAGTTAAAGAAGACAGGCCTCTAACTTGCCAAGATACTTCTT GCCGCTATGTCGCTCCAGAGGTTTTCAAACAAGAAGAATATGGCACCAAAGTTGATGTGTTCTCATTTGCACTAGTTCTGCAAGAG ATGATTGAAGGCTGCCCACCATTTCATGCAAAGCGTGAAAATGACGTTCCTAAGGTATATGCTGCTAAAGAGCGGCCCCCATTCCACGCTCCAGCCAAGCGTTATTCCCATGGACTTCGAGA ATTGATTGAAGAGTGCTGGAATGAGAACCCAGCAAAGCGGCCAACATTTAGGCAAATAATAATTAAGCTGGAGTCCATCTACAACACAATTGGTCAAAAAAGACGTTGGAAG GTTAGACCATTGAAATGCTTCCAGAATCTGGAAGCCTTATTGAAGAGGGATCATTCAGATAGAAGCAGTAGGGGCGGTTCATCTCGCTCCACAGCCAGCCGTAAATAA
- the LOC130726565 gene encoding GDSL esterase/lipase At1g29670-like, with translation MACEKNLRFVVFFLAAMLNLQLCVYGHGNSQVPCLFIFGDSLSDSGNNNNLRTDARVNYYPYGIDFPAGPTGRFTNGRTVIDIITQLLGFEKFIPPFRDTSGSDILQGVNYASGAAGIRNESGTHMGPDICWEQQLSNHKAIISKIAKKLGGNDKAQQHLNKCLYYVNIGSNDYINNYFMPEHYSSSRTYTPSQYAQVLRRQYSKQIKALHKTGARKFALTGLSLVGCIPRQIELHGRKGSSKCVEEENEAVVIFNDNIKSLVDQFNNDLSLKNAKFIYINNALISSDNPLLPGMRSITAKCCEVGDNGQCVPDKKPCVHRNLHLFWDSFHPTEIANQILAKLAFRASFPSITHPMDISSLAKL, from the exons ATGGCTTGTGAGAAAAACTTGCggtttgttgtttttttcttaGCTGCAATGTTAAACTTGCAGCTTTGTGTTTATGGTCATGGGAATTCTCAAGTGCCTTGTCTTTTCATCTTTGGGGACTCTTTATCTGATAGTGGAAATAACAACAATCTACGCACCGATGCCAGAGTAAATTACTATCCTTATGGAATCGACTTCCCAGCTGGTCCAACCGGAAGATTTACCAACGGTCGAACCGTAATTGACATAATTA CCCAACTTTTGGGGTTCGAGAAATTTATCCCACCATTTAGAGATACTAGCGGTTCAGACATACTTCAAGGTGTGAACTACGCATCAGGTGCAGCAGGGATTCGCAATGAGTCTGGGACACATATG GGTCCTGACATCTGCTGGGAGCAACAGTTAAGTAATCACAAAGCCATAATTTCGAAAATTGCTAAGAAACTTGGGGGAAATGACAAAGCGCAACAACACCTAAATAAGTGTTTGTATTATGTGAACATAGGCAGCAATGATTACATTAACAACTATTTCATGCCGGAGCATTACTCATCAAGCCGCACTTACACCCCATCACAGTATGCTCAGGTTCTTCGCAGACAATATTCTAAGCAGATAAAG GCTTTGCACAAAACAGGTGCAAGAAAATTTGCATTAACTGGGCTGAGCCTTGTAGGCTGCATTCCACGTCAAATTGAACTTCACGGGAGAAAAGGGTCTTCTAAATGTGTTGAGGAGGAGAACGAAGCAGTGGTGATTTTCAATGACAACATCAAATCACTGGTTGATCAATTCAACAATGACTTATCACTTAAAAACGCTAAATTTATCTACATCAATAATGCTCTAATCTCATCCGACAACCCTTTGTTACCCG GTATGAGGAGTATTACTGCTAAATGCTGTGAAGTTGGGGATAATGGGCAATGTGTTCCTGATAAGAAGCCATGCGTTCACAGGAACTTGCATTTATTTTGGGATTCATTTCATCCTACTGAAATTGCCAACCAAATACTGGCCAAATTAGCATTTCGTGCTTCCTTTCCCTCCATCACTCACCCAATGGATATCTCCAGTCTAGCCAAGTTGTGA